A portion of the Apus apus isolate bApuApu2 chromosome 3, bApuApu2.pri.cur, whole genome shotgun sequence genome contains these proteins:
- the CHRM3 gene encoding muscarinic acetylcholine receptor M3 isoform X1: protein MLTHYQFCFQRRSSQNYTVPDPTTRFGVPHWIILCQRATMIMQNNSSSSPLFSNVSSFWKRDSHRPGLLDEAASLIGSYDFPQTTESFPFSTVESTNMSLNATSKDPLGGHSVWQVVLIAFLTGILALVTIIGNILVIVAFKVNKQLKTVNNYFLLSLACADLIIGVISMNLYTTYIIMDHWALGSLACDLWLSIDYVASNASVMNLLVISFDRYFSITRPLTYRAKRTTKRAGVMIGLAWVISFVLWAPAILFWQYFVGKRTVPPHECFIQFLSEPIITFGTAIAAFYLPVTIMSILYWRIYKETEKRTKELAGLQASGSEAEAARFVHQTGSSRSCSSYELQRQSMKRSTRRKYRRCHFWLTMKSWEPNTDQGDQEHSSSDSWNNNDAAASLENSASSDEEDIAAETRAIYSIVLKLPGHSAILNSTKLPSSEDLHESGDELQKSDTETKEKKPKKLHPPKCIQDGGNLQKSFSKLPIQPGSAETTTAPDGISSVTKTSAALPLSFKEATLAKKFALKTRSQITKRKRMSLIKEKKAAQTLSAILLAFIITWTPYNIMVLVNTFCDCIPKTFWHLGYWLCYINSTVNPVCYALCNKTFRSTFKMLLLCQCDKRKRRKQQYQQRQSVIFHKRIPREAS from the coding sequence ACTATGTCAGAGAGCCACAATGATCATGCAAAATAACAGTTCATCCTCGCCCCTGTTTTCCAATGTGAGCTCCTTCTGGAAGAGAGATTCGCACAGACCGGGACTACTTGATGAAGCAGCGTCACTCATTGGCAGCTATGATTTCCCTCAGACCACAGAGAGTTTTCCCTTCTCCACTGTGGAATCAACAAACATGTCCCTAAATGCCACGAGCAAAGACCCTCTGGGTGGACACAGTGTCTGGCAAGTAGTTTTGATTGCATTCCTCACTGGGATCCTTGCACTGGTGACCATCATAGGAAACATCCTAGTGATTGTTGCATTTAAAGTTaacaaacaactgaaaacagtCAACAACTACTTCTTGCTGAGTCTTGCTTGTGCAGATTTGATCATCGGTGTTATTTCCATGAATCTCTATACCACATACATCATCATGGACCACTGGGCTTTGGGAAGCTTGGCCTGTGATCTTTGGCTCTCCATTGACTATGTTGCCAGTAATGCCTCTGTCATGAATCTCCTCGTCATAAGTTTTGACAGGTATTTTTCCATCACTAGGCCACTTACGTACAGAGCCAAACGAACAACCAAAAGGGCTGGGGTGATGATTGGTTTAGCATGGGTCATCTCTTTTGTTCTTTGGGCCCCTGCCATCTTGTTCTGGCAGTATTTTGTTGGGAAGAGGACTGTGCCTCCTCATGAATGTTTCATCCAGTTTCTAAGTGAACCTATCATCACTTTTGGCACTGCCATAGCTGCCTTTTACTTGCCAGTTACCATTATGAGTATTTTGTACTGGAGGATCTACAAGGAAACTGAGAAACGCACCAAAGAGTTAGCAGGACTGCAGGCTTCAGGCAGTGAAGCAGAGGCAGCACGCTTTGTACACCAGACAGGCAGCTCCCGGAGCTGCAGCAGCTACGAGCTGCAACGGCAGAGCATGAAACGCTCCACCCGAAGGAAATACAGACGCTGCCACTTCTGGCTCACAATGAAGAGCTGGGAACCCAACACAGATCAGGGGGACcaagagcacagcagcagcgACAGCTGGAACAACAACGACGCTGCTGCCTCTCTTGAAAATTCAGCCTCCTCAGATGAAGAAGACATTGCTGCAGAGACCAGAGCCATCTATTCAATCGTGCTGAAGCTTCCTGGTCACAGCGCCATCCTCAACTCCACAAAGCTACCTTCCTCAGAAGACCTGCATGAGTCAGGGGATGAACTGCAAAAATCTgacacagaaacaaaggaaaagaaacctaAGAAATTGCACCCTCCCAAATGCATTCAGGATGGCGGAAATTTGCAAAAGAGCTTTTCCAAGCTTCCAATTCAGCCAGGGTCAGCAGAGACAACCACAGCTCCTGATGGCATCTCATCAGTAACCAAGACAtctgcagccctgcctctgTCCTTCAAGGAGGCAACCCTGGCAAAAAAGTTTGCCTTGAAGACCAGAAGTCAGATCACAAAGCGAAAACGAATGTCACttatcaaagaaaagaaagcgGCACAGACACTCAGTGCCATTTTGCTTGCCTTCATCATTACCTGGACCCCATATAACATCATGGTTCTGGTGAACACCTTTTGCGACTGTATCCCCAAAACTTTCTGGCACCTGGGGTACTGGCTTTGCTACATCAATAGCACGGTGAACCCTGTGTGCTATGCACTGTGCAACAAAACATTCAGAAGCACTttcaagatgctgctgctgtgccagtgtGACAAACGAAAACGACGCAAACAGCAGTATCAGCAAAGGCAGTCTGTCATTTTTCATAAGCGGATCCCTAGGGAGGCTTCATag
- the CHRM3 gene encoding muscarinic acetylcholine receptor M3 isoform X2, whose translation MIMQNNSSSSPLFSNVSSFWKRDSHRPGLLDEAASLIGSYDFPQTTESFPFSTVESTNMSLNATSKDPLGGHSVWQVVLIAFLTGILALVTIIGNILVIVAFKVNKQLKTVNNYFLLSLACADLIIGVISMNLYTTYIIMDHWALGSLACDLWLSIDYVASNASVMNLLVISFDRYFSITRPLTYRAKRTTKRAGVMIGLAWVISFVLWAPAILFWQYFVGKRTVPPHECFIQFLSEPIITFGTAIAAFYLPVTIMSILYWRIYKETEKRTKELAGLQASGSEAEAARFVHQTGSSRSCSSYELQRQSMKRSTRRKYRRCHFWLTMKSWEPNTDQGDQEHSSSDSWNNNDAAASLENSASSDEEDIAAETRAIYSIVLKLPGHSAILNSTKLPSSEDLHESGDELQKSDTETKEKKPKKLHPPKCIQDGGNLQKSFSKLPIQPGSAETTTAPDGISSVTKTSAALPLSFKEATLAKKFALKTRSQITKRKRMSLIKEKKAAQTLSAILLAFIITWTPYNIMVLVNTFCDCIPKTFWHLGYWLCYINSTVNPVCYALCNKTFRSTFKMLLLCQCDKRKRRKQQYQQRQSVIFHKRIPREAS comes from the coding sequence ATGATCATGCAAAATAACAGTTCATCCTCGCCCCTGTTTTCCAATGTGAGCTCCTTCTGGAAGAGAGATTCGCACAGACCGGGACTACTTGATGAAGCAGCGTCACTCATTGGCAGCTATGATTTCCCTCAGACCACAGAGAGTTTTCCCTTCTCCACTGTGGAATCAACAAACATGTCCCTAAATGCCACGAGCAAAGACCCTCTGGGTGGACACAGTGTCTGGCAAGTAGTTTTGATTGCATTCCTCACTGGGATCCTTGCACTGGTGACCATCATAGGAAACATCCTAGTGATTGTTGCATTTAAAGTTaacaaacaactgaaaacagtCAACAACTACTTCTTGCTGAGTCTTGCTTGTGCAGATTTGATCATCGGTGTTATTTCCATGAATCTCTATACCACATACATCATCATGGACCACTGGGCTTTGGGAAGCTTGGCCTGTGATCTTTGGCTCTCCATTGACTATGTTGCCAGTAATGCCTCTGTCATGAATCTCCTCGTCATAAGTTTTGACAGGTATTTTTCCATCACTAGGCCACTTACGTACAGAGCCAAACGAACAACCAAAAGGGCTGGGGTGATGATTGGTTTAGCATGGGTCATCTCTTTTGTTCTTTGGGCCCCTGCCATCTTGTTCTGGCAGTATTTTGTTGGGAAGAGGACTGTGCCTCCTCATGAATGTTTCATCCAGTTTCTAAGTGAACCTATCATCACTTTTGGCACTGCCATAGCTGCCTTTTACTTGCCAGTTACCATTATGAGTATTTTGTACTGGAGGATCTACAAGGAAACTGAGAAACGCACCAAAGAGTTAGCAGGACTGCAGGCTTCAGGCAGTGAAGCAGAGGCAGCACGCTTTGTACACCAGACAGGCAGCTCCCGGAGCTGCAGCAGCTACGAGCTGCAACGGCAGAGCATGAAACGCTCCACCCGAAGGAAATACAGACGCTGCCACTTCTGGCTCACAATGAAGAGCTGGGAACCCAACACAGATCAGGGGGACcaagagcacagcagcagcgACAGCTGGAACAACAACGACGCTGCTGCCTCTCTTGAAAATTCAGCCTCCTCAGATGAAGAAGACATTGCTGCAGAGACCAGAGCCATCTATTCAATCGTGCTGAAGCTTCCTGGTCACAGCGCCATCCTCAACTCCACAAAGCTACCTTCCTCAGAAGACCTGCATGAGTCAGGGGATGAACTGCAAAAATCTgacacagaaacaaaggaaaagaaacctaAGAAATTGCACCCTCCCAAATGCATTCAGGATGGCGGAAATTTGCAAAAGAGCTTTTCCAAGCTTCCAATTCAGCCAGGGTCAGCAGAGACAACCACAGCTCCTGATGGCATCTCATCAGTAACCAAGACAtctgcagccctgcctctgTCCTTCAAGGAGGCAACCCTGGCAAAAAAGTTTGCCTTGAAGACCAGAAGTCAGATCACAAAGCGAAAACGAATGTCACttatcaaagaaaagaaagcgGCACAGACACTCAGTGCCATTTTGCTTGCCTTCATCATTACCTGGACCCCATATAACATCATGGTTCTGGTGAACACCTTTTGCGACTGTATCCCCAAAACTTTCTGGCACCTGGGGTACTGGCTTTGCTACATCAATAGCACGGTGAACCCTGTGTGCTATGCACTGTGCAACAAAACATTCAGAAGCACTttcaagatgctgctgctgtgccagtgtGACAAACGAAAACGACGCAAACAGCAGTATCAGCAAAGGCAGTCTGTCATTTTTCATAAGCGGATCCCTAGGGAGGCTTCATag